Sequence from the Candidatus Nanopelagicales bacterium genome:
TCCGCGTCACGCCCATGAAGGCGCGCCGCGTGATTGACCTCATTCGAGGCATGAACGCAAGCGACGCCCAGGCGGTGTTGGCATTTGCACCACAGGCAGCAAGTGAGCCAATTGGCAAGGTACTTGCCAGTGCAATTGCAAACGCAACGAACAACCACGCGATGGACGCCCGTTCGCTCGTCGTGAGCGCGGCATACGTTGACGAAGGTCCAACGATGAAGCGAATCCGTCCACGCTCACAGGGTCGGGCTTACCGAATCCGCAAGCGCAGCAGCCACATCACCGTGGTTGTGTCAGACCAAAAGGAAGGGTGATTAGGCCATGGGTCAAAAAGTAAATCCACATGGTTTCCGCCTCGGAATCACCACGGACTTCAAGTCTCGCTGGTTTGCTGATTCGCAGAAGCCAGGACAGCGCTACCGCGACTACGTGCAAGAGGACGTCAAGATCCGCAAGGTCTTGTCTGAAGGCATGGAACGCGCTGGCATTGCCAAGGTTGAAATCGAGCGCACCCGCGATCGTGTCCGCATCGACATTCACACTGCCCGTCCCGGCATTGTGATTGGTCGCCGTGGCGCCGAAGCAGATCGCATCCGTGGCGATCTTGAAAAGCTCACCGGCAAGCAGGTTCAACTGAACATCCTCGAGGTCAAGAACCCAGAGCTTGATTCGCAGTTGGTTGCTCAAGGCATCGCAGAGCAGTTGAACTCACGTGTGTCATTCCGTCGCGCAATGCGTAAGGGCATGCAGAGCACCATGAAGAGCGGCGCTAAGGGCATTCGTGTTCAGGTGTCAGGTCGTCTTGGTGGCGCTGAAATGTCACGTACCGAGTTCTACCGCGAAGGTCGCGTGCCATTGCACACCCTGCGCGCAGACATCGACTACGGCTTCTACGAAGCACGCACCACTTTCGGTCGCATTGGTGTCAAGGTCTGGATCTACAAGGGCGATGCCCTTGCTACCCGCTCAGAGCGTGAAGCAGCAGCTGCTGCAGCACGTTTGGGCAAGGGTCCAGCTGCTGCTGGCCGACCACGTCGTCCTCGCGCTGAAGATGCAGGCACCGTTGAAGCTGTTGCTGTAGAAGCAACCGAAGCTGCACCAGTTGCAGTTGAGGCTGCAGCAGTCGGAACGGAAGGCTAATCATGTTGATTCCACGTCGCGTGAAGCACCGTAAGCAGCATCACCCAAGCCGCACTGGTGTGGCAAAAGGTGGCACCGAGGTGACCTTTGGTACCTACGGTCTCCAAGCTCTTGAGCATGGGTACATCACGAACCGCCAGATTGAATCGGCTCGTATCGCGATCACCCGTCATATCCGTCGTGGTGGCAAGGTCTGGATCAACATCTACCCAGACCGTCCATTGACCAAGAAGCCAGCAGAAACTCGCATGGGTTCCGGTAAGGGTTCACCTGAATGGTGGGTCGCTAACGTGAAGCCAGGCCGGGTCATGTTTGAGCTCGATTACCCAGATGCGAAGATTGCGCATGAAGCACTGACCCGTGCCATGCACAAGCTTCCAATGAAGTGCCGAATTGTTCGGCGCGACGAAGCAGGTGAGAACTAATGGCAGCAGGTACCCAGGCCGGCGAGTTGCGTAATCTTGATGACGCAGAACTCACCGCAAAGCTTCGTGAAGCAAAGGAAGAACTCTTCAACCTTCGCTTCCAAGGTGCAACCGGACAACTTGAGAACCACGGTCGACTTCGCGCAGTGCGCAAAGACATCGCACGGATCTACACGATCCTGCGTGAGCGTGAACTAGGCATCACCCCAGTTCAGGGTGGAGCAGCATGAGTGCGAAAGAGGCAAGTGTGAGTGACGTCAAGCGCGGATACCGCAAGACCCGTGAGGGTCTTGTCGTCAGCGACAAGATGGACAAGACAGTGGTTGTTGCGGTCGAAGACCGTTTCAAGCACCCGCTCTACGGCAAGGTCGTGCGACGCACGAGCAAGCTGAAGGCGCATGACGAGGCAAACGCAGCCGGTATCGGTGACCGCGTGCTTCTGATGGAGACCCGCCCGTTGTCAGCGACAAAGCGCTGGCGCGTTGTGGAAATCCTCGAAAAGGCCAAGTAAGTCAGTTCCGCCAGGCTCGGTAAATGAGAACCGGCAGACGATCAGGAGAATGAAGTGATTCAGCAAGAGTCGCGACTACGTGTCGCCGACAACACGGGTGCCAAGGAGCTCTTGTGCATTCGTGTACTCGGTGGCTCAGGGCGCCGTTACGCCGGCATTGGTGACATCATCGTCGCCACTGTTAAAGACGCCATTCCAGGTGGAGGCGTAAAGAAGGGTGACGTCGTTAAGGCTGTCATCGTTCGCACGAAGAAAGAACGCCGCCGTCCGGATGGTTCATACATCCGTTTCGACGAGAACGCTGCTGTCATCCTCAAGGCTGACGGAGAGCCTCGCGGCACTCGCATCTTCGGACCTGTTGGTCGCGAACTGCGCGACAAGAAATACATGAAGATCATTTCGTTGGCTCCGGAGGTGCTGTAACCATGTCACAGCTCAATATCCGTAAGGGCGACCTCGTTCAGGTTATTTCTGGCAAGGATCGCGGCGTCAAGGGAAAGGTCATCGAAGTATTTCCGCAAGCCCAGCGCGTCATTGTCGAAGGCGTTAACCGTGTCAAGAAGCACACCAAGATTGGTCAGAACGCCGGCGGCGCTCAGACCGGTGGCATCGTCACGGTTGAAGCTCCCATTCATGCCTCAAACGTCATGATCATCGATCCCGAAGACGGTCGTCCAACTCGCATTGGCTTCCGTAAGGAAACCGTTGAGAAGCGTCGTCCAGATGGCTCAACGTACGAAGCACAGCGCAGCATCCGTGTTTCGCGCCGCACAGGTAAGGACATCTGAGCATGACTACTGCAACTTCACCTCGTTTGAAGGCTAAGTACCGCGCAGAAATCGTTCCTGCACTGAAGAGCGAATTCGAATTCGCAAACATCATGCAGGTCCCAGGGTTGGTCAAGATTGTGGTCAACATGGGTGTCGGCGAAGCTGCTCGTGACTCAAAGCTCATCGAAGGCGCAATCCGCGACCTCACCGAGATCACAGGCCAAAAGCCACAGGTCACCAAGGCACGTAAGTCGATCGCACAGTTTAAGTTGCGCGAAGGCCAGCCAATTGGTGCACATGTGACTCTTCGTGGCGATCGTATGTGGGAATTCTTGGATCGTTTGCTTTCACTTGCGCTTCCTCGTATCCGTGACTTCCGCGGCCTGTCACCAAAGCACTTTGACGGCAACGGTAACTACACCTTTGGTCTCACCGAGCAGTCAATGTTCCATGAGATCGACCAAGACAAGATCGATCGCACCCGTGGCATGGACATCACTCTTGTCACCACTGCGAAGACCGATGATGAAGGCCGCGCCTTGCTTCGCCTTCTCGGATTCCCGTTCAAGGAGGCCTGAGCCATGGCGAAGAAAGCACTCATCAATAAGCAACAAGCAAAGCCGAAGTTCAAGGTTCGCGGCTACACACGTTGCAACAAGTGCGGCCGTCCGCATTCTGTCTATCGCAAGTTCGGCCTGTGCCGTATTTGTCTCCGTGAAATGGCACACGCTGGCGAACTGCCAGGTGTGACAAAGAGCAGCTGGTAAACCACGACGCTGAAGGTCCTAACGGAAACCGCAGCGAGGAAGGCCTTAGGCCAAAAACATGACAATGACTGACCCGATTGCAGACATGCTTGCGCGCTTGCGCAACGCTAACTCTGCTTACCACGACTCCGTGTCGATGCCTCACAGCAAGATCAAGCTGCACATTGCAGAAATCTTGAAGCGTGAGGGTTACATCGCCGATTTCAGCGAAAACGACGAAACCGTTGGCAAGACGTTGACACTCAATCTCAAGTACGGCCCTAGCCGTGAGCGTTCAATCGCTGGATTGCGTCGCGTTTCCAAGCCTGGCCTTCGCGTCTACGCAAAGAGCACTGCATTGCCTCGCGTTCTCGGTGGCCTTGGCATTGCAATCCTGTCAACTTCTAACGGTCTGCTTACCGACCGTCAGGCACAGCAGAAAGGCGTAGGTGGGGAAGTCCTCGCCTACGTCTGGTAGGGGGTTATCTGATGTCACGCATCGGTCGTCTCCCAATCACCGTTCCTGCTGGTGTCACTGTTGACATCGCTGGCCAAAACGTCACTGTCAAGGGTCCTAAGGGAACCTTGAGCATCGTTGTGGCTGAGCCAATCGTTGCCTCCATCGAAGATGGTGTGGTCACGGTTGCTCGTCCAAACGATGAGCGTCGTTCACGTGC
This genomic interval carries:
- the rpsC gene encoding 30S ribosomal protein S3; protein product: MGQKVNPHGFRLGITTDFKSRWFADSQKPGQRYRDYVQEDVKIRKVLSEGMERAGIAKVEIERTRDRVRIDIHTARPGIVIGRRGAEADRIRGDLEKLTGKQVQLNILEVKNPELDSQLVAQGIAEQLNSRVSFRRAMRKGMQSTMKSGAKGIRVQVSGRLGGAEMSRTEFYREGRVPLHTLRADIDYGFYEARTTFGRIGVKVWIYKGDALATRSEREAAAAAARLGKGPAAAGRPRRPRAEDAGTVEAVAVEATEAAPVAVEAAAVGTEG
- the rplN gene encoding 50S ribosomal protein L14 produces the protein MIQQESRLRVADNTGAKELLCIRVLGGSGRRYAGIGDIIVATVKDAIPGGGVKKGDVVKAVIVRTKKERRRPDGSYIRFDENAAVILKADGEPRGTRIFGPVGRELRDKKYMKIISLAPEVL
- the rpmC gene encoding 50S ribosomal protein L29; the protein is MAAGTQAGELRNLDDAELTAKLREAKEELFNLRFQGATGQLENHGRLRAVRKDIARIYTILRERELGITPVQGGAA
- the rplP gene encoding 50S ribosomal protein L16 is translated as MLIPRRVKHRKQHHPSRTGVAKGGTEVTFGTYGLQALEHGYITNRQIESARIAITRHIRRGGKVWINIYPDRPLTKKPAETRMGSGKGSPEWWVANVKPGRVMFELDYPDAKIAHEALTRAMHKLPMKCRIVRRDEAGEN
- the rplE gene encoding 50S ribosomal protein L5 — its product is MTTATSPRLKAKYRAEIVPALKSEFEFANIMQVPGLVKIVVNMGVGEAARDSKLIEGAIRDLTEITGQKPQVTKARKSIAQFKLREGQPIGAHVTLRGDRMWEFLDRLLSLALPRIRDFRGLSPKHFDGNGNYTFGLTEQSMFHEIDQDKIDRTRGMDITLVTTAKTDDEGRALLRLLGFPFKEA
- a CDS encoding type Z 30S ribosomal protein S14; the protein is MAKKALINKQQAKPKFKVRGYTRCNKCGRPHSVYRKFGLCRICLREMAHAGELPGVTKSSW
- the rplX gene encoding 50S ribosomal protein L24 encodes the protein MSQLNIRKGDLVQVISGKDRGVKGKVIEVFPQAQRVIVEGVNRVKKHTKIGQNAGGAQTGGIVTVEAPIHASNVMIIDPEDGRPTRIGFRKETVEKRRPDGSTYEAQRSIRVSRRTGKDI
- the rpsQ gene encoding 30S ribosomal protein S17 — translated: MSAKEASVSDVKRGYRKTREGLVVSDKMDKTVVVAVEDRFKHPLYGKVVRRTSKLKAHDEANAAGIGDRVLLMETRPLSATKRWRVVEILEKAK
- the rplV gene encoding 50S ribosomal protein L22 translates to MEARAQARYVRVTPMKARRVIDLIRGMNASDAQAVLAFAPQAASEPIGKVLASAIANATNNHAMDARSLVVSAAYVDEGPTMKRIRPRSQGRAYRIRKRSSHITVVVSDQKEG
- the rpsH gene encoding 30S ribosomal protein S8, yielding MTMTDPIADMLARLRNANSAYHDSVSMPHSKIKLHIAEILKREGYIADFSENDETVGKTLTLNLKYGPSRERSIAGLRRVSKPGLRVYAKSTALPRVLGGLGIAILSTSNGLLTDRQAQQKGVGGEVLAYVW